In the Oreochromis aureus strain Israel breed Guangdong linkage group 14, ZZ_aureus, whole genome shotgun sequence genome, one interval contains:
- the LOC120443480 gene encoding regenerating islet-derived protein 3-gamma-like isoform X1 produces the protein MPPKCHFQQTAVNLTQQNGNICFNMSSKNGMKVKIKFQCAEYPAANISLHSESKSWIDALEDCQTQHFSLVEICEKKVRDDVKRLQSKTDSKTGVWIGLQRSIFGYSPEWKWISGYNVVNSQLNRTSSANSDFDNHCGKVIFDNKTEEIKWSNANCHEKLPYICQRMNEKPCTDDYTEKSELFIDID, from the exons ATGCCACCCAAATGTCACTTTCAACAAACAGCTGTTAATCTTACACAACA GAATGGAAATATCTGCTTCAACATGTCATCAAAGAATGGCATGAAAGTAAAGATTAAATTTCAGTGTGCTGAGTACCCTGCTGCTAACA TCAGTCTACACAGCGAAAGTAAAAGTTGGATTGATGCCTTGGAGGACTGCCAGACGCAACATTTCTCCCTGGTTGAGATCTGTGAAAAGAAAGTAAGGGATGATGTGAAAAGACTGCAAAGTAAAACAGACTCAAAGACGGGGGTGTGGATTGGACTGCAAAGGTCCATTTTTGGCTACAGTCCTGAGTGGAAGTGGATTTCAGGGTATAATGTTGTAAATTCACAGTTGAATAGAACGTCGTCCGCCAACTCTGACTTTGACAACCACTGTGGAAAAGTCATCTTTGACAATAAGACAGAAGAAATCAAGTGGTCCAACGCCAACTGCCATGAAAAATTACCATACATTTGTCAAA gAATGAATGAAAAGCCTTGTACTGATGATTATACAGAGAAGTCAG AGCTTTTCATTGACATTGACTGA
- the LOC120443480 gene encoding uncharacterized protein LOC120443480 isoform X2, translated as MPPKCHFQQTAVNLTQQNGNICFNMSSKNGMKVKIKFQCAEYPAANISLHSESKSWIDALEDCQTQHFSLVEICEKKLNRTSSANSDFDNHCGKVIFDNKTEEIKWSNANCHEKLPYICQRMNEKPCTDDYTEKSELFIDID; from the exons ATGCCACCCAAATGTCACTTTCAACAAACAGCTGTTAATCTTACACAACA GAATGGAAATATCTGCTTCAACATGTCATCAAAGAATGGCATGAAAGTAAAGATTAAATTTCAGTGTGCTGAGTACCCTGCTGCTAACA TCAGTCTACACAGCGAAAGTAAAAGTTGGATTGATGCCTTGGAGGACTGCCAGACGCAACATTTCTCCCTGGTTGAGATCTGTGAAAAGAAA TTGAATAGAACGTCGTCCGCCAACTCTGACTTTGACAACCACTGTGGAAAAGTCATCTTTGACAATAAGACAGAAGAAATCAAGTGGTCCAACGCCAACTGCCATGAAAAATTACCATACATTTGTCAAA gAATGAATGAAAAGCCTTGTACTGATGATTATACAGAGAAGTCAG AGCTTTTCATTGACATTGACTGA